A window from Citrus sinensis cultivar Valencia sweet orange chromosome 5, DVS_A1.0, whole genome shotgun sequence encodes these proteins:
- the LOC102613731 gene encoding sesquiterpene synthase 2-like: MSKGGDIGRRTANYHPDIWGDRFINYNSEDEIYHGAQSQEIEELKEEVRRELLGCSADSLTQLKLIDAILRLGVGYQFERELEEALQNLCDAYSNNFYNIEDDDPYHVALRFRLLRQRGYKVSCDIFNQFKDGKGNFKESLKTDVSGMLSLYEAAHLGVHGEDILDEAIAFTTTHLQSSMAPKVIHALLQPLHKGMPRLEARSFISFSQDHEPLHNKALLKLAKLDFNHVQSLHKIELSEISRWWKDLNFAGKLPFARDRVVESYFWIVGVYFEPEYSLARKLLAKIFSMTSIIDYIYDVYATPKELDLFTAAIDRWDMSCMNQLPEYMQIFYEALLDLYKEIEEELATKGWSYRVHYAKEEMKILVHGYHDESKWFHNNYVPTMEEYMRVSLVTSAYSMLTAAYFLGMDSVVTKEAFDWVSEKPRIIRASTIIGRLVNDIKSHKFEQERGHPASAIEYYMKEKEREGVSVTEQEVHEELYKKVGDAWKDINEEFLMPTEVPRALLMRVLNLSRVIDIIYKEADDYTHVGQVMKDNIASVLIHPVAI; encoded by the exons ATGTCTAAGGGCGGGGACATTGGTCGCCGGACAGCAAATTACCACCCTGACATTTGGGGGGATCGTTTCATCAACTACAATTCTGAAGATGAG ATATATCATGGGGCTCAATcgcaagaaattgaagaactGAAGGAAGAAGTGAGAAGGGAACTATTGGGCTGTAGTGCTGATTCTTTAACGCAGCTGAAACTTATTGATGCAATCCTGCGTCTAGGCGTGGGATATCAGTTTGAAAGAGAGTTAGAAGAAGCACTACAGAATCTCTGTGATGCCTattccaataatttttataatatcgaaGATGATGATCCTTACCACGTTGCACTTCGTTTTCGACTTCTAAGGCAACGTGGATATAAAGTTTCATGTG ATATATTCAACCAATTTAAAGATGGCAAAGGAAATTTCAAGGAGTCCTTGAAAACCGATGTGTCAGGGATGTTGAGCTTGTACGAAGCAGCTCATCTTGGCGTGCACGGAGAAGATATTCTCGACGAGGCTATTGCTTTCACGACCACTCACCTTCAATCGTCGATGGCACCAAAAGTGATTCATGCTCTACTGCAGCCCCTGCACAAAGGCATGCCGAGGCTTGAGGCCAGGTCTTTTATATCTTTCTCCCAAGATCACGAACCTTTGCATAACAAAGCTTTACTGAAGCTTGCGAAGTTGGATTTCAACCATGTACAGTCATTGCACAAGATTGAACTTAGCGAAATCTCGAG GTGGTGGAAGGATTTAAACTTCGCTGGGAAGCTACCTTTCGCGAGAGACAGAGTAGTTGAGTCCTACTTTTGGATAGTGGGGGTTTATTTTGAGCCTGAGTATTCACTTGCTAGAAAATTACTAGCCAAAATATTCTCTATGACATCCATCATAGATTATATCTACGATGTCTATGCCACTCCTAAAGAGCTCGATCTCTTTACAGCAGCAATTGATAG GTGGGATATGAGTTGCATGAACCAACTGCCAGAATACatgcaaatattttatgagGCATTGTTAGATCTTTACAAAGAAATCGAGGAAGAGTTGGCAACGAAAGGATGGTCATACCGAGTCCACTATGCAAAAGaagaa ATGAAAATCCTAGTTCATGGCTACCATGATGAATCTAAATGGTTCCACAACAATTACGTTCCTACAATGGAGGAGTACATGCGAGTGTCCCTAGTAACCTCTGCTTACTCTATGCTTACAGCAGCATATTTTCTTGGCATGGATAGTGTCGTGACAAAGGAGGCCTTTGATTGGGTGTCTGAAAAACCTAGGATTATTAGAGCTTCAACTATAATTGGAAGACTCGTGAATGACATCAAATCACATAAG TTCGAGCAAGAAAGAGGTCACCCGGCTTCGGCTATCGAGTACTACATGAAGGAGAAGGAGCGCGAAGGCGTGAGTGTGACAGAGCAAGAGGTGCATGAAGAGTTATATAAGAAAGTTGGTGATGCATGGAAGGATATAAATGAAGAATTTCTCATGCCTACCGAAGTGCCAAGGGCTCTCCTTATGCGAGTTCTAAATCTATCAAGAGTAATTGATATCATCTACAAGGAGGCCGATGACTACACCCATGTTGGCCAAGTGATGAAAGATAATATTGCATCCGTGCTCATACATCCGGTTGCTATTTAA
- the LOC102619683 gene encoding cytochrome P450 83B1-like, which translates to MALLIIFLVSLPVIIYFLHLQRKRKNKAKTTSGLLPPGPRGLLLIGNLHQLESTNLHYQLWNLSKKYGPLMSLRLGLVQTVVVSSVKMAKEALKTHDVEFSGRPALVGQQKLTYNGLDVAFAPYNDYWKEMRKICVTHLFNASRVHHFRAVREDEVARMIEKISSLSSSPATAVINLSECLMSLTNSVICMVAFGKKFENKAGERSKFHSLLDETRVVLGAFYFKDFFPFLGGFFDKLSGITRRLENNFKEFDAFYQQLIEEHADPNRPKDQIRGDIIDVLLQVQKDRTEDEVHGFSRDNIKAVLMNVFVGATDTSAATMTWAMTNVMKNPRVMEKAQKEVRDLIGNKGFVDEDDLQKLPYIKAILKETFRLNPPGPIIPRETTKSCMIDGYEIPAKTLVYLNGWAISRDPEVWERPDEFDPDRFIIGDKSYIELTGQNNYELIPFGGGRRFCPGTLMGIATLELAIANLLYKFDWEMPAGMKIQDLDFDIAPGIVMHKKNPLCLVATKYM; encoded by the exons ATGGCTTTGCTCATCATATTCCTTGTGTCACTGCCAGTAATCATTTACTTTCTTCATCTCCAAAGGAAACGCAAAAACAAAGCCAAAACGACAAGCGGTTTATTACCACCAGGACCTCGAGGTCTTCTCTTAATCGGAAACCTACACCAGCTTGAAAGCACAAACCTTCATTACCAACTCTGGAATCTATCCAAAAAATATGGCCCACTGATGTCGCTACGCCTTGGCCTCGTGCAGACCGTAGTAGTTTCTTCAGTGAAAATGGCCAAAGAAGCTCTGAAAACCCATGATGTTGAATTTAGCGGCAGGCCGGCATTGGTTGGCCAGCAAAAATTAACCTACAATGGGTTAGATGTTGCCTTTGCCCCGTACAATGACTATTGGAAAGAGATGAGGAAAATATGTGTCACTCATCTTTTTAATGCCAGTAGAGTCCACCATTTTCGTGCCGTGAGAGAAGATGAGGTGGCACGTATGATCgagaaaatttcatcattatcatcatcaccaGCAACGGCGGTGATTAATCTAAGTGAGTGTTTAATGTCACTTACAAATTCGGTCATATGTATGGTTGCGTTTGGGAAGAAGTTTGAGAACAAAGCTGGCGAAAGAAGCAAGTTCCACTCGTTACTTGACGAGACTAGGGTTGTGTTGGGAGCCTTctatttcaaagatttttttcctttcttggGTGGTTTTTTTGATAAGCTCTCAGGAATCACTCGTCGTCTCGAAAACAACTTCAAAGAATTTGATGCATTTTACCAACAACTCATCGAGGAGCATGCAGATCCAAACAGACCAAAAGACCAAATACGTGGGGACATAATTGATGTTTTACTTCAAGTTCAGAAAGATCGTACTGAGGATGAAGTTCATGGATTCTCTCGGGATAACATCAAAGCTGTGCTCATG AACGTATTTGTCGGTGCCACGGACACGAGTGCAGCTACAATGACATGGGCAATGACCAACGTAATGAAGAATCCCAGAGTAATGGAGAAAGCACAGAAGGAAGTGAGGGATTTGATTGGAAATAAAGGGTTTGTAGATGAAGATGATTTGCAAAAACTGCCATATATCAAAGCCATACTAAAAGAGACGTTCAGGTTGAATCCGCCGGGTCCAATAATACCAAGAGAAACAACCAAGAGTTGCATGATAGATGGATACGAGATACCAGCTAAGACACTTGTTTATTTGAATGGATGGGCAATATCAAGAGATCCCGAAGTTTGGGAGAGGCCAGATGAATTTGATCCTGACAGATTCATCATTGGCGACAAGTCCTATATTGAATTGACGggacaaaataattatgagcTTATACCATTTGGTGGTGGCAGAAGATTTTGTCCCGGGACTCTTATGGGGATTGCAACATTGGAGCTTGCAATTGCTAATCTTCTTTACAAATTTGATTGGGAAATGCCTGCTGGGATGAAGATTCAAGACTTGGATTTTGACATCGCCCCTGGTATCGTTATGCACAAGAAGAATCCTCTCTGTCTTGTGGCTACCAAATATATGTGA